Genomic segment of Chloroflexota bacterium:
CGCCCGCCGCGCAGGCCGGCGCTCGCCGCCGTCTCGAGGCGATCGGGGGGCGCCTCGAGGTCGCCAACCTCGCCGCCTCGTTCGCCGGTCATGCGATCCGCGAGGCTGGTGGGTGTCATCCGGGGAAAGGTCGCGAGCGATTCGATGAGCCAGGATCGACGAGCAATCCAGGCGTTCTCGTCCCTTTCGTGCTCCGCGACCGACGGAAACGCTGGCGCCCGTTCGTCGGGCTCGCCGTCGGCGGGAGACGCGGCCGGGTCGATGAATCGACAGTACTCCTCAGGCGCCGCCTGGAGCGCGGACGCAATGGCCGACGCGCGCGATTCACCGGGGCCACGAAAGAGACTGAGGACCAGATGATCGCGAGCGCGCGTCGCGGCGACGTAGAGCAGCCGCAGGTCCTCCGCGTGCGTCGCCTGGATCTCGCGCACCTCGTCGAAACCGGGCGTCTGAAACCCCTTCTTCAGTCGCACGTCGAAACGTCCGGTCTCCCGATGCGGCGCGACCATCAGACCCCGATTATTCCGTCGCCATGAGCCGAGCCCCGTCAGGATCACGACGGGGAACTCCCGCCCCTTCGCCCCGTGGATGGTCATGATCCGGACCGCGTCCTCGTCTGATTCGGGCAGGGGGGATTCCAGATCGTATTGGCGGCCCCGCTGCAGCTCCTCGAGCCAGTCGACAAGCGAACGCAGGCCGCCCGCTCCGCTCGCCGTCAGAGCCCTGGCCTGCGCCACCACGTAGCGAAGCCGTCGCCATGCCTCGCGCGGCCGAGGCTGGGCCAATGCCGCCATCGCCAACATTCGGTCGCGGATGAACGCCTCGACGGTCGCGGCGGCTGAGCGCTCGAGTCGCGCGCGGTGAAATTCGCGCAGCGAGGCGAACGCCGAGCCCACGCGGCCGTTGAGGCCGGTGCCGGAGGCGTGGTAGTCGAAGCGGCCGCCGCTCTCCACCCAATCGAGCAGGTCCACGTCGGAGCACCCGTATGCCGGCGAGCGCAGCGCGGCGACGAGCGCAACCTGATCCGACGGATCGTCGATAGCGCGCAGGCAGGCGAGCAGGTCTCGAACCTCCTGCGTGTCCAGCACGAGCGCGCCGCTCTCCATGCGATACGCCACGCCGTAGCGGTCGAGCTCGCGCTCGAGGATCGTCAGGTTCGTCCGCGTCGGGAGCAGGACGCAGACGTCGCCGGCGCGCGCAGGTCGAAGCCCGCCGTCCTCGCCGCGGACAAGCCAACCATCGGCTACGATCTGGCGCACGAGGCGCGCAACGGCCTCTGCTTCAACGCGCCGGACCGCCGCGGCGTTTGCCTCCACCTGGCCGCCCATCGCCGCAACGGCGGGGGCTGGGGCGCCTTCGGCGGTCTGTACATCCGGAACCAGCGCCGAATACGGTGGCTGGACGCCGGCGACCGCCGCCATAGCCGCGCCAAAGTGATCGTTCACCCACCGCAGGATCGACGCGCGCGAGCGGAAGTTCTGCCGCAGCCCGAGCCGCATCGCCTCGGGCTGGAATGTCGAGCAAATCGCCTCGTACATGGCGATGTCCGCTCGCCGAAATCGATAGATCGACTGCTTCGGGTCGCCCACGACGAACAGCTTGCCGGGCATCAGGCGGAGCTTGTGCCAGTCCCGCTCATTCGCCTGATCCGGATCGCCGGCGAGGAACAGGGCGATCTCGGCCTGCAGCGGATCCGTATCTTGAAACTCGTCCACCAGAATACGATCGAACCGACTCTGGGCGCGAACGCGGACGTCGGGACGATCGCGGAGGAGGTCCCTCGCCCAGACCAGCAGGTCCTGAAAGGTTGCGACGCCGCGCGCCCGCCGTTCGGCGGCGGAGGAGAGCACCATCTCGCGGAGAAGCGCGATCAGATCGCAGAAGACCCGGGTCGAATGCGACGCCAGCGCATCGCCGACGTCCCGTCTCGCATCCC
This window contains:
- a CDS encoding UvrD-helicase domain-containing protein, with protein sequence MTAANVPVDGEERDQIIHDLSSTIFVEAGAGTGKTTVLVERVVALVAETGLRMDRLAAITFAEPAAAELRDRIRQALEARAAHPGASAEARERCRLAALEIDRAAIQTIHSFAGAILRAFPLEAGLPPGFATMSAIEQNALFEERFRAWFFDRVTDAEFPARQQTVDRALKLGLRVEDLRVLASLLEQHYDLLALRPGWDAAPGPDLREVAHIWASRLQGLASAIAYVKDADSDRLIGEIYRVIPIAQELAAARDEDAALAALQRFAEGPSPGNLGAQKNWLDRDALHAARTTLGDARRDVGDALASHSTRVFCDLIALLREMVLSSAAERRARGVATFQDLLVWARDLLRDRPDVRVRAQSRFDRILVDEFQDTDPLQAEIALFLAGDPDQANERDWHKLRLMPGKLFVVGDPKQSIYRFRRADIAMYEAICSTFQPEAMRLGLRQNFRSRASILRWVNDHFGAAMAAVAGVQPPYSALVPDVQTAEGAPAPAVAAMGGQVEANAAAVRRVEAEAVARLVRQIVADGWLVRGEDGGLRPARAGDVCVLLPTRTNLTILERELDRYGVAYRMESGALVLDTQEVRDLLACLRAIDDPSDQVALVAALRSPAYGCSDVDLLDWVESGGRFDYHASGTGLNGRVGSAFASLREFHRARLERSAAATVEAFIRDRMLAMAALAQPRPREAWRRLRYVVAQARALTASGAGGLRSLVDWLEELQRGRQYDLESPLPESDEDAVRIMTIHGAKGREFPVVILTGLGSWRRNNRGLMVAPHRETGRFDVRLKKGFQTPGFDEVREIQATHAEDLRLLYVAATRARDHLVLSLFRGPGESRASAIASALQAAPEEYCRFIDPAASPADGEPDERAPAFPSVAEHERDENAWIARRSWLIESLATFPRMTPTSLADRMTGERGGEVGDLEAPPDRLETAASAGLRGGRGATEIGRAVHQVLQTIDLATLDGLEDLASKASVAQRVPDKAAEVVALVRQVRQAPSIERVLSAGRFWREVPVTVQIDGMTLEGVIDLLHEGADGQMTILDYKTVGQADTVKLDAMRRRYRIQGAAYALGLRRATHRRTSRCVFIVVDPSAVIEYEVEELDSTADEIAAALRR